In Cyclopterus lumpus isolate fCycLum1 chromosome 17, fCycLum1.pri, whole genome shotgun sequence, a genomic segment contains:
- the bpnt2 gene encoding inositol monophosphatase 3 encodes MAPMGVRLSPLGVAVFCLLGVGVIYHLYSGVISSRWAAFRQGSKVDLRDLLAVSVEAAVLGGTEVKKVRDENGLKEKSKGKTREGVDELLTMGDLQSHRKMFNLISNTFPDVTVNSEEHDNMVDKAASWSRDIPADILDKIEGGKIVPAESVTVWIDPLDATQEYTENLVKYVTTMVCVAVDGKPVIGVIHQPFTDFTAWAFVGQGSNMSPRASYSDSPPKAIVSRSHSGKVKGFVQDAFGNGTTIIEAGGAGYKVLSLLDMPSSETGSMDQADVYIHVTFIKKWDICAGAALLNALGGHMTTLKGEAIDYSGAPLNKGGLVASVGVDHPALLERLPNLDPEKH; translated from the exons ATGGCTCCGATGGGTGTCCGACTGTCTCCGCTCGGCGTGGCGGTGTTCTGCCTCCTTGGAGTCGGCGTCATCTACCACCTGTACTCGGGGGTCATCTCAAGCCGCTGGGCCGCTTTCAg ACAGGGGAGCAAAGTGGATCTGAGGGACCTGCTGGCGGTCTCGGTGGAGGCCGCGGTGCTCGGAGGCAcagag gTGAAGAAGGTGCGCGATGAAAACGGCCTGAAGGAGAAGTCGAAGGGCAAGACGAGGGAGGGAGTCGATGAGCTTCTAACCATGGGTGACCTGCAGTCTCATAGAAAGATGTTTAACCTCATCAGCAACACCTTCCCCGATGTCACG GTGAACAGCGAGGAGCATGACAACATGGTGGACAAGGCCGCGTCCTGGAGCCGGGACATTCCCGCCGACATACTGGACAAGATCGAGGGGGGCAAGATCGTCCCCGCCGAGAGCGTCACCGTGTGGATCGACCCTCTGGACGCCACACAGGAGTACACAG aGAATCTGGTGAAGTATGTGACCACAATGGTGTGTGTGGCCGTAGATGGTAAACCAGTCATTGGGGTCATACACCAGCCGTTCACTGACTTCACTG cctggGCGTTTGTAGGTCAGGGGTCCAACATGAGTCCCCGTGCGTCCTACAGTGACAGCCCTCCGAAGGCGATTGTATCACGGTCCCACTCCGGGAAAGTTAAAGGCTTTGTTCAGGATGCTTTTGGAAATGGCACAACCATCATAGaagcaggtggagcag ggTATAAAGTCCTGTCACTTCTGGACATGCCTTCCAGTGAAACCGGTTCTATGGACCAAGCAGACGTTTACATCCACGTCACCTTTATTAAGAAATGGGACATCTGCGCTGGTGCTGCATTACTCAATGCACTGg GGGGCCACATGACGACGCTAAAGGGAGAGGCCATTGACTACAGTGGAGCGCCGCTCAACAAGGGAGGCCTGGTGGCCAGCGTTGGTGTGGACCACCCGGCCTTACTGGAGAGACTGCCCAACTTGGATCCTGAGAAGCACTGA
- the trnau1apb gene encoding tRNA selenocysteine 1-associated protein 1-like isoform X1: MFNRQTSLWMGDLDPYMDETFIKQAFSAMGESPFGVKIITHRITGGSAGYCFVELADEASVDRCVQRLNGKLVPGSNPPRKFKLNYATYGKRPEAGPEFSVFVGDLASEVDDFQLHQVFKKYLSCKGAKVVTDQYGYSRGYGFVKFGEEGEQKKAIEECQGTMLGGKPLRLSIAVAKSQKMSNYHGGQGQNYHSNYNQPQSSYYGNQGNGGQGGYYSQWGGYDQYSGYNSGYGSGYNYGPYGYPPPGHVVPPPPMGMPPADMSGAVEQSHEEGGDVDEDNSEEPIPECDVDQWNKDFMQRSEELYDAMMSSHWEPLDSVNSPIPSLS; encoded by the exons ATGTTTAACCGACAGACGAGCCTGTGGATGGGTGAC TTGGACCCATACATGGATGAGACCTTCATCAAACAGGCCTTTAGTGCCATGGGAGAGTCGCCGTTTGGAGTCAAGATCATCACTCACAGGATAACAGG TGGTTCAGCAGGATACTGCTTTGTGGAGCTAGCCGATGAAGCCAGCGTCGACCGCTGCGTCCAAAGGCTGAACGGGAAACTGGTTCCTGGATCAAACCCG CCCCGGAAGTTTAAGCTAAACTATGCCACCTATGGAAAAAGGCCAGAGGCAGG GCCAGAGTTCTCAGTGTTTGTGGGGGACTTGGCCTCCGAGGTGGATGACTTCCAACTGCACCAAGTTTTCAAGAAGTACCTTTCCTGCAAGGGAGCCAAAGTAGTCACGGACCAGTATGGATACTCCAG AGGCTACGGCTTCGTCAAGTTCGGGGAGGAGGGCGAGCAGAAGAAGGCCATCGAGGAGTGCCAGGGCACCATGCTGGGGGGGAAGCCGCTCAGACTCAGCATCGCTGTGGCCAAGAG CCAGAAGATGAGCAACTACCACGGGGGCCAGGGCCAGAATTACCATAGCAACTACAACCAGCCCCAGTCCAGTTACTACGGCAACCAGGGCAACGGGGGTCAGGGGGGTTACTACTCCCAGTGGGGTGGCTATGACCAGTACAGCGGCTACAACAGCGGCTACGGCAGTGGCTACAACTACGGGCCCTATGGGTACCCTCCACCAGGCCACGTGGTGCCACCACCTCCCATGGGGATGCCACCCGCTGACATGTCGGGAGCTGTGGAG CAGAGTCACGAGGAGGGCGGAGATGTAGACGAGGATAATTCAGAAG AGCCCATCCCTGAATGTGATGTGGATCAGTGGAACAAAGATTTCATGCAGAGGAGCGAGGAGCTCTACGACGCCATGATGAGCTCTCACTGGGAACCCCTGGACTCTGTTAACTCCCCtatcccctccctctcctga
- the trnau1apb gene encoding tRNA selenocysteine 1-associated protein 1-like isoform X2, translated as MFNRQTSLWMGDLDPYMDETFIKQAFSAMGESPFGVKIITHRITGGSAGYCFVELADEASVDRCVQRLNGKLVPGSNPPRKFKLNYATYGKRPEAGPEFSVFVGDLASEVDDFQLHQVFKKYLSCKGAKVVTDQYGYSRGYGFVKFGEEGEQKKAIEECQGTMLGGKPLRLSIAVAKSQKMSNYHGGQGQNYHSNYNQPQSSYYGNQGNGGQGGYYSQWGGYDQYSGYNSGYGSGYNYGPYGYPPPGHVVPPPPMGMPPADMSGAVESHEEGGDVDEDNSEEPIPECDVDQWNKDFMQRSEELYDAMMSSHWEPLDSVNSPIPSLS; from the exons ATGTTTAACCGACAGACGAGCCTGTGGATGGGTGAC TTGGACCCATACATGGATGAGACCTTCATCAAACAGGCCTTTAGTGCCATGGGAGAGTCGCCGTTTGGAGTCAAGATCATCACTCACAGGATAACAGG TGGTTCAGCAGGATACTGCTTTGTGGAGCTAGCCGATGAAGCCAGCGTCGACCGCTGCGTCCAAAGGCTGAACGGGAAACTGGTTCCTGGATCAAACCCG CCCCGGAAGTTTAAGCTAAACTATGCCACCTATGGAAAAAGGCCAGAGGCAGG GCCAGAGTTCTCAGTGTTTGTGGGGGACTTGGCCTCCGAGGTGGATGACTTCCAACTGCACCAAGTTTTCAAGAAGTACCTTTCCTGCAAGGGAGCCAAAGTAGTCACGGACCAGTATGGATACTCCAG AGGCTACGGCTTCGTCAAGTTCGGGGAGGAGGGCGAGCAGAAGAAGGCCATCGAGGAGTGCCAGGGCACCATGCTGGGGGGGAAGCCGCTCAGACTCAGCATCGCTGTGGCCAAGAG CCAGAAGATGAGCAACTACCACGGGGGCCAGGGCCAGAATTACCATAGCAACTACAACCAGCCCCAGTCCAGTTACTACGGCAACCAGGGCAACGGGGGTCAGGGGGGTTACTACTCCCAGTGGGGTGGCTATGACCAGTACAGCGGCTACAACAGCGGCTACGGCAGTGGCTACAACTACGGGCCCTATGGGTACCCTCCACCAGGCCACGTGGTGCCACCACCTCCCATGGGGATGCCACCCGCTGACATGTCGGGAGCTGTGGAG AGTCACGAGGAGGGCGGAGATGTAGACGAGGATAATTCAGAAG AGCCCATCCCTGAATGTGATGTGGATCAGTGGAACAAAGATTTCATGCAGAGGAGCGAGGAGCTCTACGACGCCATGATGAGCTCTCACTGGGAACCCCTGGACTCTGTTAACTCCCCtatcccctccctctcctga
- the LOC117746570 gene encoding ankyrin repeat domain-containing protein 45-like — translation MTLTQREVFTRVLSGDLEGLKEQLDCDAVAEESQQTDPCGMTDEVGRNALLTACILGRSAIARELVGHGAPVHAQTVRGYSSLHLAACWGHLETVRALLELGADPLAQTFTGQRPVDLARTYCRTDCVDCLLLAEAKQDLTSYVDFVRDLVSDPEKSLTKEEKNFCMRACSSKTDWIQSVGGPTAPDFTTQRRDMEDTLRPVLDRLSAQCE, via the exons ATGACGTTGACACAGAGAGAAGTCTTTACACGAGTGCTGTCTGGGGACTTGGAGGGACTTAAGGAGCAGTTGGACTGCGACGCTGTCGCCGAGGAGTCGCAGCAAACGGATCCGTGCGGAATGACGGACGAGGTCGGGAGGAACGCGCTGCTAACCGCCTGCATATTGGGGAGGAGCGCCATCGCCCGAGAGCTGGTCGGACACGGGGCCCCGGTCCACGCGCAGACGGTCAGGG GTTACTCCTCGCTGCATCTCGCCGCCTGCTGGGGCCACCTGGAGACCGTGAGGGCCCTGCTCGAGCTCGGAGCGGATCCGCTGGCCCAGACCTTCACAGGGCAGCGGCCTGTGGACCTGGCCAGGACCTACTGCAGGACAGACTGTGTGGACTGTCTCCTCCtggccg AGGCTAAACAGGACCTGACGTCATATGTGGACTTTGTTAGGGACCTCGTCTCTGACCCAGAGAAGAGCCTCACAAAGGAGGAAAAG AACTTCTGCATGCGTGCATGCTCCTCCAAGACGGACTGGATCCAGAGTGTCGGAGGCCCAACGGCCCCAGACTTCACGACCCaaaggagagacatggaggacactCTTCGGCCTGTTCTGGACAGGCTGTCCGCTCAGTGTGAGTGA